The proteins below are encoded in one region of Helicoverpa armigera isolate CAAS_96S chromosome 11, ASM3070526v1, whole genome shotgun sequence:
- the LOC110373701 gene encoding uncharacterized protein LOC110373701 isoform X1: MEARFVTCRSFQQIKPPEKSLAPSPPTVKGLLSRFGSQAQALFAPKKPRFGSSVAIHKLRETKWFKHDEQNILCAVLETGFILEVRAEDPLPPDSVLSPDYHMYAVAMWKKGKEKTKNPEQIDVYTVQQKGVRKRVVKTTLGAFWKKDSVIRINNVDDKQETPNSEKDIRAKLDMATKSRFERNWHNTLHFVHWCRYGETPQEARMRQISESFKWGNVGMNMGVMLVSQNYAREKAKSV, translated from the exons ATGGAAGCGAGGTTCGTGACCTGCCGGAGTTTCCAGCAGATCAAGCCGCCTGAGAAGAGCCTCGCGCCGTCCCCACCGACGGTGAAGGGGCTCCTGTCTCGTTTCGGGAGTCAGGCACAGGCTTTGTTCGCGCCCAAGAAACCCCGTTTCGGATCGTCAGTGGCCATACACAAGCTCCGCGAAACCAAGTGGTTCAAACATGATGAACAGAACATATTGTGCGCCGTCCTCGAGACAGGCTTCATCCTGGAAGTGCGCGCCGAGGACCCCCTGCCCCCGGACTCTGTGCTGTCGCCAGACTATCACATGTATGCAGTCGCCATGTGGAAGAAGGGTAAAG aaaaaacaaagaaCCCGGAACAGATAGACGTGTACACCGTTCAACAGAAAGGTGTGAGAAAACGTGTCGTGAAGACAACACTAGGTGCCTTTTGGAAGAAGGACTCCGTGATACGCATCAACAATGTGGACGACAAACAGGAGACGCCGAACAGCGAGAAGGATATCAGAGCCAAG CTGGATATGGCAACTAAATCAAGGTTCGAGAGGAATTGGCACAATACCCTGCACTTCGTCCACTGGTGCAGATACGGGGAGACTCCGCAAGAGGCTCGCATGAGACAG ATAAGCGAGTCCTTCAAATGGGGTAATGTCGGCATGAATATGGGTGTAATGCTTGTCAGTCAGAACTACGCCAGAGAGAAGGCCAAGTCCGTCTGA
- the LOC110373701 gene encoding uncharacterized protein LOC110373701 isoform X2, whose translation MEARFVTCRSFQQIKPPEKSLAPSPPTVKGLLSRFGSQAQALFAPKKPRFGSSVAIHKLRETKWFKHDEQNILCAVLETGFILEVRAEDPLPPDSVLSPDYHMYAVAMWKKGKEKTKNPEQIDVYTVQQKGVRKRVVKTTLGAFWKKDSVIRINNVDDKQETPNSEKDIRAKIAKTSRGLSFIGNSGHTRTVEQLLRSFY comes from the exons ATGGAAGCGAGGTTCGTGACCTGCCGGAGTTTCCAGCAGATCAAGCCGCCTGAGAAGAGCCTCGCGCCGTCCCCACCGACGGTGAAGGGGCTCCTGTCTCGTTTCGGGAGTCAGGCACAGGCTTTGTTCGCGCCCAAGAAACCCCGTTTCGGATCGTCAGTGGCCATACACAAGCTCCGCGAAACCAAGTGGTTCAAACATGATGAACAGAACATATTGTGCGCCGTCCTCGAGACAGGCTTCATCCTGGAAGTGCGCGCCGAGGACCCCCTGCCCCCGGACTCTGTGCTGTCGCCAGACTATCACATGTATGCAGTCGCCATGTGGAAGAAGGGTAAAG aaaaaacaaagaaCCCGGAACAGATAGACGTGTACACCGTTCAACAGAAAGGTGTGAGAAAACGTGTCGTGAAGACAACACTAGGTGCCTTTTGGAAGAAGGACTCCGTGATACGCATCAACAATGTGGACGACAAACAGGAGACGCCGAACAGCGAGAAGGATATCAGAGCCAAG ATAGCGAAAACCTCAAGGGGTCTTTCGTTTATTGGAAACAGTGGGCACACCCGAACAGTGGAACAGCTACTAAGGAGCTTCTACTGA